One Carassius gibelio isolate Cgi1373 ecotype wild population from Czech Republic chromosome A7, carGib1.2-hapl.c, whole genome shotgun sequence DNA window includes the following coding sequences:
- the LOC128017816 gene encoding uncharacterized protein LOC128017816, which yields MDPLSSPGFLLLMLEQEGRSLEDHTRRFLLLANATSYPDDALCTFYNTSLNSKCRALSPDDGPREDFAAFVEWTLARNGSSFTICPIEDLASPTPDPETSQPPSRYTEPEPTAAAEPEPFTDREPELESATDQVCEPATPCIVGVLVEIEGVEESPAHTPATEGELFAVSESHMEQVLDLMDWSMETSQFLAIPAGASQSRSSPSVRAIGARWFAAGLPVSSSALAR from the exons atggatcccctctctagccccggattcctcctcctcatgctggagcaggaaggacgctctctcgaggaccacaccagacggtttctgctattagctaatgccaccagctacccggacgacgcgctctgcaccttctacaacaccagcctgaactccaagtgcagagcgttgtcgcccgatgatggtcctcgggaggatttcgccgcattcgtggagtggactctggcgagaaatggctcatctttcaccatctgccccattgaggatctcgccagtcccactcccgacccagagaccagccagccaccatctcgctacacggagccagagcccaccgcagccgcagagcccgagccattcaccgacagggagccggaactcgagagcgcgactgaccaggtgtgtgagccggcaacaccgtgcatcgtgggagtcctcgtggagatcgagggcgtggaggaaagccctgcccacactcctgcgactgagggtgagctgtttgcagtctctgaaagccatatggagcaagttctggatctgatggactggtctatggag accagccagttcctcgccatccctgctggtgccagtcagtcccgcagctcaccctcagtccgcgccatcggggcgcgatggttcgccgctggactgccagtctccagctccgccttggcgcgttaa